One stretch of Saccharopolyspora erythraea DNA includes these proteins:
- a CDS encoding TIGR02677 family protein: protein MEPVRVPPEMFRFTSGDRAELYVSVLHAFGEANERLETALGLDDVRGRLRSVGWLDALEDSDLTSALEQLRDWNLVDVIQNHSENYRTAAEYERRNLQYSLTRQGEAALAGVVHAMSVLASSGALQTAVLDAISDRLGDLLEHGETGSDRQVFAILTELESHLDALRGNTKQFNGELQRLLRADGADLETFHEVKASTVAYLQEFVTNLEHRTHAIATRIGRLEDHGVEQLHQRALAGAELPQLSGTDPAPAWLEHRRARWEGLRAWFLPCDSTPPRVEQLHRVARRAIVTLLQVLDRITESRRRASSAVLDFRELARWFTVVPERDLHRLWSTVFGLSSARHAHLAHHDPELVSPSVSWSESPPVEVSPLLRTAGRTERFARTGRVRDVKALRAQRAERARAERAQLEAAWNLLDTGGAVRVSEFGELDHGIFERLLELLGRALSSAPDESGTRRGSTADGRIEILLRPPSDSAVAHLTTPRGVFSGPDYEIEINSLGARGHA, encoded by the coding sequence TTGGAACCGGTCCGCGTCCCGCCGGAGATGTTCCGATTCACCAGCGGAGACCGAGCCGAGCTCTACGTCTCGGTGCTGCATGCCTTTGGTGAGGCCAACGAACGTCTCGAAACCGCGCTGGGACTCGACGACGTCCGCGGTCGCCTGCGTTCGGTCGGCTGGCTCGACGCGCTGGAGGACAGCGATCTGACCAGTGCGCTGGAGCAGCTGCGGGACTGGAACCTGGTCGACGTCATCCAGAACCACTCCGAGAACTACCGGACCGCAGCCGAGTACGAGCGGCGCAACCTCCAGTATTCCCTTACCCGCCAAGGAGAGGCAGCGCTGGCCGGGGTCGTGCACGCGATGAGTGTGCTGGCATCGAGTGGCGCGTTGCAGACTGCCGTGCTCGATGCGATCTCGGACCGGCTGGGTGATCTGCTGGAGCACGGCGAAACCGGCTCCGACCGGCAGGTGTTCGCCATCCTCACCGAGCTGGAAAGTCACCTGGACGCCCTGCGCGGCAACACAAAGCAGTTCAACGGCGAGCTCCAGCGTCTGCTGCGGGCCGATGGCGCCGACCTGGAGACCTTCCACGAGGTCAAGGCGTCGACGGTGGCTTACCTCCAGGAGTTCGTGACCAACCTTGAGCATCGAACGCACGCCATCGCCACCCGCATCGGCCGACTCGAGGACCACGGTGTCGAGCAACTGCATCAGCGTGCGCTGGCAGGCGCGGAGCTACCGCAGCTTTCCGGTACCGACCCGGCACCGGCGTGGCTGGAACACCGGCGCGCCCGTTGGGAAGGTCTTCGCGCGTGGTTTCTTCCCTGTGACAGCACGCCGCCGAGGGTCGAGCAACTTCACCGGGTGGCGCGCCGGGCGATCGTCACGTTGCTTCAGGTGCTTGACCGGATCACCGAGTCTCGCAGGCGGGCGAGCAGCGCGGTCCTCGACTTCCGTGAGCTGGCGCGATGGTTCACCGTGGTTCCCGAGCGGGATCTGCACCGGCTGTGGTCGACGGTTTTCGGGCTCAGCTCCGCCCGGCACGCACATCTCGCCCATCACGACCCGGAGCTGGTCAGTCCGTCGGTTTCCTGGTCGGAGTCGCCTCCGGTCGAGGTCTCGCCATTGCTTCGCACGGCCGGCAGGACGGAACGGTTCGCCAGGACCGGGCGGGTGCGTGACGTCAAGGCGCTGCGGGCACAGCGTGCCGAACGCGCGCGAGCCGAACGCGCGCAGCTCGAGGCGGCGTGGAACCTGCTCGACACCGGTGGTGCCGTCCGGGTTTCCGAGTTCGGAGAACTCGATCACGGGATCTTCGAACGACTCCTCGAACTGCTGGGGCGGGCGCTCTCGAGCGCGCCCGATGAGTCCGGGACGCGACGCGGCAGCACTGCCGACGGCCGGATCGAGATCCTGCTCCGGCCACCGTCGGACTCAGCCGTCGCCCACCTGACCACACCACGCGGCGTGTTCAGCGGCCCGGACTATGAGATCGAGATCAACTCTCTTGGCGCCCGAGGGCACGCATGA
- a CDS encoding TIGR02678 family protein, whose product MSNLTNQLVIAEREEVARGIRTLLGSPLITERGSPETFDLVRRRHEPIGKWFDYYCGWKLVVEPRLGHARLVKVRAATDASRPARRLRSGRAPFDRRRYVLLCVVAAELLAAPVTTIGLLADRVSRATATDQVVAAFDTAGRGERMAFVDVLRLLESYGVLEVVDGHTESFVDSDDAKVLYRVDPTLLLHLLAAPTGPSRLAVPAEEVPLRFDELVSELSRERRYGTADRDGGSSDVQRNLWLRHSIFRRLVDDPVLYFDQLIDDERAYLGSPTGRQLLRRAAEQGGFVLEERAEGILFVDPDGMATDSRFPDDTGNAKVAALLVLDEIDGPVTSEQLELVVAGILSRFPRWAKTYRGEDGPRQLAEDAVEVLVNFGLAEVSGGLVQLLPAAARYALGTARTSDTDATEAS is encoded by the coding sequence ATGAGCAACCTCACCAACCAGTTGGTCATCGCCGAGCGCGAGGAGGTCGCGCGCGGAATCCGGACGCTGCTGGGCAGTCCACTGATCACCGAACGCGGTTCCCCCGAGACGTTCGATCTGGTCCGTCGACGGCACGAGCCGATCGGCAAGTGGTTCGACTACTACTGCGGCTGGAAGCTCGTCGTCGAACCACGGCTGGGTCATGCACGACTGGTCAAGGTCCGGGCCGCCACCGACGCGAGCAGACCCGCCAGGCGGCTGCGATCCGGGCGTGCGCCGTTCGACCGCAGACGGTATGTGCTGTTGTGCGTCGTGGCTGCCGAGCTGCTGGCGGCTCCGGTGACCACGATCGGTCTGCTCGCCGACCGGGTCAGCCGTGCCACCGCGACCGATCAGGTGGTCGCCGCGTTCGACACCGCCGGCCGAGGTGAGCGGATGGCGTTCGTCGACGTTCTGCGGCTGCTTGAGTCCTACGGCGTGCTTGAAGTCGTCGACGGACACACAGAGTCCTTTGTGGATTCTGATGACGCCAAGGTCCTCTACCGGGTCGATCCGACGCTGCTCTTGCATCTGCTGGCGGCGCCAACCGGACCGTCGCGACTCGCGGTGCCCGCCGAAGAGGTGCCGCTGCGGTTCGATGAGCTCGTGTCCGAGCTTTCCCGCGAGCGCCGCTACGGCACGGCGGATCGGGACGGCGGCTCGTCGGATGTGCAGCGCAACCTCTGGCTCCGGCATTCGATCTTCCGCAGGCTCGTGGATGACCCAGTGCTCTACTTCGATCAACTCATCGACGACGAGCGCGCCTACCTCGGATCTCCGACCGGCAGACAGCTGTTGCGCCGTGCCGCTGAGCAGGGCGGTTTCGTACTCGAAGAACGTGCAGAAGGAATCCTGTTCGTCGACCCGGACGGGATGGCGACCGACAGCCGCTTTCCTGACGACACCGGCAATGCCAAGGTCGCCGCATTGCTGGTGCTGGACGAGATCGACGGCCCTGTGACCAGCGAGCAGCTCGAACTGGTCGTAGCGGGGATACTCAGCAGGTTTCCACGCTGGGCCAAGACCTATCGCGGTGAGGACGGTCCCAGGCAACTCGCGGAGGATGCGGTTGAGGTGCTGGTGAACTTCGGTCTCGCCGAGGTCTCCGGCGGTCTCGTGCAGTTACTGCCCGCCGCGGCGAGGTACGCGCTCGGCACCGCCCGAACAAGCGACACCGACGCAACGGAGGCGTCATGA
- a CDS encoding TIGR02680 family protein produces the protein MNASRWIPSRAGILNVWRYYDEVFEFHEGRLLLRGQNGSGKSKALELLLPFLFDASLRAHRLSTFGTSERTMHWNLMGDGASGTTRVGYVWLEFRLPGGPDRWFTCGARLQASKNTTTAHADYFTTGQRIGTDVTLVNDSGQPLTKAVLEERLGDSGVLHGNAGDYRAAVRSTLFPTLNEQRYDALITALLQLRTPKLSQRLDPQLLSSLLSRALPPLGQQEIADLAEGFERLDRQRERLANLDEEVAATKTLASRQKSYAQRVLRAAAGNLITSTTELDKLTRTARESAEEYEGVAEAKTAAEWRAETLELDIESTESRITGLTESERYKKGEEYDRLRRQTTDAELQATAVGEDAAEKRSQADKDRQAAHDAARETDRRAETARAQQTETSHAATRAGMTSLHDEIAASLDTDVQPRRLLRAAVRSRHEQLDGVRAAIGTHDRAVERRTQAEDELDQARTVLSQARERREAAAAQHEAALARLSARVRDWASCCRELHFPDPDALLELIESETGLLTHVDSVAAAVLEAITRDETSTSARLDAVRADRKQLSTEVDRLAGEQDLPPDPPLSRTADRSTMTGAPLWRLVDFADTTSETVHGPIEAALQASGLLDAWIGHNGAVAGHDVFADPAVLAAVPMSLADVLVPEQDAEVPADVVRKLLSTVAFGDELPPEHPAAIGADGSWRLGNVTGTWSKEHPAHIGVLARQRARQRRIGELRERIDEHGRLIAELEAALAALRSRRDVLDGERKARPDHRELHASATDLNRAGSDVDAADSQVRRWIGVVTEREKDVKQALLALTALAAQHNVPADRAAVAKLSDAVGNFQDQAENWLDSYAELLSARREASALGEQARRSGSIAEQRESEAGEADKQHRRLVAKLEAIEGTVGADFRQVQSEIEDLRRRLGDLRGELASTHKELNRLAGRLGELGARRTTDAEHRDAAVEKRDTMAHRFRHLATGVFPADSGMDDLERFKATLTSSDGVRATLDAARMVAAAWPTLVHAPNNLGDAVHRLSESVHECRSTLSSRADLDLETDEDVQVFTAVVDGVRVGAAELLAILRGEAERSRHEITERERELFDKTLTGGTRRHLADRIRQATELVDGMNARLERVRTASNVAVQLVWQVAPDLPAGTKAARDLLLKDPVRLTESDRESLHQFFRDRIEQAKADGTAASWEQQLAQVFDYTSWHRFVVKVDRANGAGWQLLTKKLHGALSGGEKAIALHLPLFAAVAAHYEAAPEAPRLILLDEVFVGVDSINRGQVFALLSALDLDLMLTSDHEWCTYAELSGIAIHQLITGDDSDAVTTARFTWNGHDLAPDGDEP, from the coding sequence GTGAACGCGTCGAGATGGATACCGAGCCGGGCGGGCATCCTCAATGTCTGGCGCTACTACGACGAGGTGTTCGAGTTCCACGAGGGACGTCTGCTGCTGCGCGGCCAGAACGGCAGCGGCAAGTCCAAGGCACTCGAACTGCTGCTGCCGTTCCTGTTCGACGCGAGCCTGCGGGCCCACCGGCTGTCGACCTTCGGCACCAGCGAACGGACAATGCACTGGAACCTCATGGGCGACGGTGCCTCCGGCACCACCCGCGTCGGCTACGTCTGGCTGGAGTTCCGCCTGCCTGGCGGTCCGGATCGGTGGTTCACCTGCGGTGCGAGGCTCCAGGCCAGCAAGAACACCACCACTGCGCACGCCGACTACTTCACAACCGGACAGCGCATCGGCACCGATGTCACGCTGGTCAACGACTCCGGTCAACCCCTTACCAAAGCGGTATTGGAGGAACGGCTCGGTGACTCCGGTGTTCTGCACGGCAACGCGGGCGACTACCGAGCCGCGGTCCGCTCCACTCTGTTCCCGACACTCAACGAGCAGCGCTACGACGCGCTGATCACCGCGCTTCTCCAACTGCGCACGCCGAAGCTGTCGCAGCGACTCGACCCGCAACTGCTGTCCAGCCTGTTGTCCCGCGCGTTGCCTCCGCTGGGACAACAGGAGATCGCCGATCTCGCGGAAGGTTTCGAGAGGCTCGACCGGCAGCGTGAACGCCTCGCCAACCTGGACGAAGAGGTGGCTGCCACCAAGACACTCGCGTCCCGCCAGAAGTCCTACGCACAGCGGGTGCTGCGCGCCGCGGCAGGCAACCTGATCACCTCGACCACCGAACTCGACAAGCTGACGCGGACCGCCCGGGAGTCGGCCGAGGAGTACGAAGGGGTCGCCGAGGCGAAGACGGCGGCCGAGTGGCGTGCCGAAACGCTGGAACTCGACATCGAGAGCACCGAGTCGAGGATCACCGGGCTCACCGAAAGCGAAAGGTACAAGAAGGGCGAGGAGTACGACCGGCTCCGCCGGCAGACGACCGACGCGGAACTGCAAGCGACCGCGGTAGGCGAGGACGCGGCCGAGAAGCGCTCGCAAGCCGACAAGGACCGGCAGGCCGCACACGACGCCGCACGGGAGACCGACAGGCGAGCCGAGACGGCCCGAGCGCAGCAGACCGAGACCTCGCATGCCGCGACGCGCGCCGGGATGACGAGTCTGCACGACGAGATCGCCGCGTCACTCGACACGGACGTGCAGCCGCGCAGACTGCTCCGCGCCGCGGTGCGGAGCAGGCACGAACAGCTGGACGGGGTCCGTGCCGCGATCGGCACCCACGACCGGGCCGTGGAGCGCCGCACGCAGGCCGAGGACGAACTCGACCAGGCCAGGACCGTGCTTTCGCAGGCGAGGGAGCGACGGGAAGCCGCAGCCGCCCAGCACGAGGCCGCCCTCGCTCGGTTGAGTGCCCGGGTTCGCGACTGGGCATCCTGCTGCCGGGAACTTCACTTCCCCGACCCGGATGCACTGCTGGAGTTGATCGAGTCGGAGACCGGCCTGCTCACCCACGTCGACTCCGTCGCCGCCGCGGTGCTCGAGGCGATCACCCGGGACGAGACGAGCACCAGCGCCCGGCTGGACGCCGTTCGCGCGGACCGGAAACAGCTGTCGACCGAAGTCGACCGGCTCGCGGGTGAACAGGACCTGCCGCCGGATCCGCCGCTGTCGCGCACTGCCGACCGCAGCACGATGACGGGCGCACCGCTGTGGCGGCTCGTCGACTTCGCCGACACCACGAGTGAAACCGTGCACGGTCCGATCGAAGCGGCGCTACAGGCGTCGGGACTGCTCGACGCCTGGATCGGCCACAACGGAGCCGTGGCGGGCCACGACGTCTTCGCCGATCCCGCGGTATTGGCCGCTGTGCCGATGTCGCTGGCTGACGTGCTGGTTCCGGAGCAGGACGCGGAAGTGCCTGCCGATGTGGTGCGGAAGTTGCTGTCCACCGTCGCGTTCGGCGACGAGCTTCCACCCGAGCATCCAGCCGCGATCGGTGCCGACGGCAGTTGGCGACTGGGCAACGTAACCGGAACCTGGAGCAAGGAGCACCCTGCTCACATCGGTGTTCTCGCACGCCAGCGGGCCAGGCAGCGCCGGATCGGCGAACTCCGCGAACGCATCGACGAACACGGCCGGCTGATCGCGGAGCTCGAAGCCGCGCTGGCGGCACTACGCAGTCGGCGCGATGTTCTGGACGGCGAACGAAAAGCCCGGCCCGACCATCGTGAGCTTCACGCGTCTGCGACGGACCTCAACCGTGCCGGGTCCGATGTGGATGCCGCGGATTCGCAGGTTCGGCGGTGGATTGGGGTGGTGACCGAACGCGAGAAGGACGTCAAGCAAGCCCTGCTCGCTTTGACCGCCTTGGCGGCGCAGCACAACGTACCCGCCGATCGAGCTGCAGTGGCGAAACTGTCCGACGCTGTCGGCAACTTCCAAGACCAGGCCGAAAACTGGCTGGACAGCTACGCCGAACTGCTGTCGGCTCGACGTGAGGCGAGCGCGCTCGGCGAACAGGCTCGCCGCTCCGGATCGATCGCGGAACAGCGTGAGAGTGAGGCGGGCGAAGCCGACAAGCAGCATCGTCGGCTGGTGGCGAAGCTCGAAGCGATCGAGGGCACCGTAGGTGCTGACTTTCGGCAGGTTCAGTCCGAGATCGAAGACCTGCGGAGACGGCTGGGAGACCTGCGCGGCGAGCTCGCCTCCACCCACAAGGAACTGAACCGGCTCGCCGGACGTCTCGGTGAACTTGGCGCACGCCGCACCACAGACGCCGAACACCGGGACGCGGCTGTCGAGAAGCGCGACACCATGGCCCACCGGTTCCGCCACCTGGCCACTGGAGTCTTTCCCGCCGACAGCGGTATGGATGATCTTGAGCGGTTCAAGGCGACTCTTACCTCCTCCGACGGGGTCCGCGCGACGCTCGACGCCGCACGCATGGTCGCCGCGGCCTGGCCGACGCTGGTGCACGCACCGAACAACCTCGGCGACGCCGTGCACCGCTTGTCCGAGTCGGTCCACGAGTGCCGGAGCACGCTGAGTTCCAGGGCGGATCTCGACCTGGAGACCGACGAGGACGTCCAAGTCTTCACCGCCGTAGTGGACGGGGTCCGGGTCGGCGCGGCGGAGCTGCTCGCCATCCTGCGCGGCGAGGCGGAACGCAGCCGCCATGAGATCACCGAGCGGGAACGCGAGCTGTTCGACAAGACCCTCACCGGCGGCACCCGTCGTCATCTGGCCGACCGGATCCGCCAGGCCACCGAACTCGTCGACGGCATGAACGCGCGACTGGAACGTGTGCGCACGGCGTCGAACGTCGCTGTCCAGCTCGTCTGGCAGGTGGCGCCCGATCTGCCGGCAGGCACCAAGGCCGCGCGGGATCTGCTGCTCAAAGACCCGGTACGGCTGACCGAATCCGACCGCGAGTCGCTGCACCAGTTCTTCCGGGACCGCATCGAACAGGCCAAGGCCGACGGCACCGCTGCCAGTTGGGAACAGCAGCTGGCGCAAGTCTTCGACTACACCTCCTGGCACCGGTTCGTGGTCAAGGTCGACCGCGCCAACGGGGCGGGGTGGCAGCTGCTGACCAAGAAGCTGCACGGCGCGCTGTCCGGCGGTGAGAAGGCCATCGCGCTGCATCTGCCCCTGTTCGCGGCCGTCGCCGCCCACTACGAAGCCGCGCCGGAGGCACCCCGTCTCATCCTGCTCGACGAGGTGTTCGTCGGCGTGGACAGCATCAACCGCGGCCAGGTGTTCGCGCTGTTGTCCGCCCTCGACCTCGACCTCATGCTCACCTCCGACCACGAGTGGTGCACATACGCCGAACTGAGCGGCATCGCCATCCACCAGCTCATCACCGGCGATGACAGCGACGCGGTCACCACTGCCCGCTTCACCTGGAACGGCCACGACCTCGCGCCGGACGGAGACGAACCCTAA
- a CDS encoding plasmid pRiA4b ORF-3 family protein encodes MGSDDLVDDLAGSARECPALRDAVVLASWVDTGRAVTAKGVLRRADVPAAGRALGIELPERVRSAADVPALHWPWTAALGAGLLSIDGGRAVPASALTGWRSANADEVLDLWTRGFAAALTGLFDDDEGSEGLEIGRLALTVLASDPAPTRAELATAISHAILDAGYELYRTFARGFGVRDPAEVTLELLAAFGTVTGTPGRRITPLGRWALSVIGTRGVALLGSSDDAEEDGTYQLKIALQHVRPACWRRVLMSASATLGELHEVIQVAFAWDDDHLHGFTVGRRRYGDPYFDFEYDEHEITLATAFARTRKPITYTYDFGDDWRHEITLEKVVEPAPAATDPICVDGRGDAPVEDCGDDEAAWIAFDKVGINTHLARLGGGGQEAQARLRDDIEVILTDAYGEAEQMTAFQTVLDEEIDFPVPATLLGNPVVVTGLVEDDATLELRARCKGKHAKGLVSFADLEFRPGTVESWLHAAYVTYLGRSPSGVTPPSTWDGLTRWLS; translated from the coding sequence ATGGGCAGCGACGATCTTGTTGATGATCTTGCTGGGTCGGCGCGTGAGTGTCCGGCATTGCGGGACGCGGTTGTCCTGGCGAGTTGGGTCGACACGGGCCGGGCAGTGACGGCCAAAGGTGTGCTGCGCCGGGCGGACGTGCCGGCGGCGGGCCGTGCGCTGGGCATCGAGTTGCCGGAGCGGGTGCGCAGCGCGGCGGATGTGCCCGCGCTGCACTGGCCGTGGACGGCGGCACTCGGCGCGGGGCTGCTGTCCATCGATGGCGGTCGCGCCGTGCCGGCGTCGGCCCTGACGGGCTGGCGGTCCGCCAACGCCGACGAGGTACTCGACCTCTGGACCCGGGGTTTCGCGGCAGCCCTGACCGGCCTGTTCGACGACGATGAGGGGTCGGAGGGGCTGGAGATCGGCAGGCTCGCCCTGACCGTGTTGGCGAGCGACCCGGCGCCGACCCGCGCCGAGCTGGCGACTGCGATCAGTCACGCCATCCTCGATGCGGGGTACGAGTTGTACAGGACATTCGCTCGCGGGTTCGGCGTACGCGATCCGGCGGAGGTGACGTTGGAGCTGCTGGCGGCCTTCGGCACCGTCACCGGCACGCCGGGGCGGCGGATCACTCCTCTTGGCCGCTGGGCCCTGTCGGTGATCGGCACCCGAGGAGTGGCGTTGCTCGGCTCGTCCGACGACGCGGAAGAAGACGGGACGTACCAGCTCAAGATCGCTCTGCAGCATGTGCGGCCGGCGTGCTGGCGCCGCGTGCTCATGTCGGCATCCGCCACGTTGGGCGAGTTGCACGAGGTCATCCAGGTCGCCTTCGCCTGGGACGACGACCACCTCCACGGGTTCACTGTCGGACGGCGCCGGTACGGCGACCCGTACTTCGACTTCGAGTACGACGAACACGAGATCACCCTTGCCACCGCGTTCGCCCGCACCCGCAAACCCATCACCTACACCTACGACTTCGGGGACGACTGGCGGCACGAGATCACCCTGGAGAAAGTCGTCGAGCCGGCACCAGCCGCCACTGACCCGATCTGCGTGGACGGCCGTGGCGACGCACCGGTTGAGGACTGCGGCGACGACGAGGCTGCGTGGATCGCCTTCGACAAGGTCGGTATCAACACCCACCTCGCCCGGCTGGGCGGTGGTGGGCAGGAGGCCCAAGCGCGACTGCGTGACGACATCGAGGTCATTCTCACCGACGCCTACGGCGAAGCCGAACAGATGACCGCGTTCCAGACCGTGCTGGACGAGGAGATCGACTTCCCGGTTCCCGCCACGTTGCTGGGTAACCCGGTCGTCGTGACCGGACTCGTCGAGGACGACGCCACGCTTGAGCTTCGCGCTCGCTGCAAGGGGAAGCACGCGAAGGGCCTGGTTTCCTTTGCCGATCTGGAGTTCCGGCCAGGTACCGTCGAGTCGTGGCTGCACGCCGCGTATGTCACCTACCTGGGCCGGTCACCGTCCGGGGTGACTCCGCCGTCCACCTGGGACGGCCTGACCCGCTGGTTGTCCTGA
- a CDS encoding DoxX family protein — MFTAYVTVTIITALCNLAAAAVDFARSKWVLGNMSKYGLPHSWIYPLGAVKTAGALGLLAGIAVPWIGIAAAAGLFLYFIGAVATVARARCRSDVPYPAAFLLLATASLALGLTAA; from the coding sequence GTGTTCACCGCCTACGTCACCGTGACGATCATTACCGCTCTGTGCAACCTCGCGGCCGCGGCCGTCGATTTCGCCCGCTCCAAGTGGGTTCTCGGCAACATGTCGAAGTACGGCCTGCCGCACTCGTGGATCTACCCGCTCGGCGCGGTGAAGACGGCGGGCGCCCTGGGCCTCCTGGCCGGCATCGCCGTGCCGTGGATCGGAATCGCCGCCGCGGCCGGGCTCTTCCTGTACTTCATCGGCGCCGTCGCCACCGTCGCACGCGCCCGCTGCCGCTCCGACGTGCCCTACCCCGCGGCGTTCCTGCTGCTGGCCACCGCGTCGCTCGCGCTCGGACTCACCGCAGCATGA
- a CDS encoding LysR family transcriptional regulator has translation MDVDTRLVRYFAAVAEEGSLTRAAQRLYVSQPALTKQIKQLEALLGVRLFTRSRAGMALTEAGQVLAERAPALLATCDDALRDTKSAARRAARVLRIGFLASAANEPTQDIIARFGVVRPGWRVDMRQATWSEPTAGLSEGDVDAALLRLPFPGQEALRVEVLLTEPRCVALPASHPLAECDAIPFSELWDEPFVAAPPETGAFRDYWLAADERDGRPPRIGATTDQPDDWLQAIANGYGVALAPESAARFYSRPGVVYRPVIGVSPSRVGIVWPPAADANPVVQDFVDCCLEVMGKTRER, from the coding sequence ATGGACGTGGACACCCGGCTGGTGCGCTACTTCGCCGCGGTCGCCGAGGAAGGCAGCCTCACGCGCGCCGCGCAGCGCCTCTACGTCTCGCAGCCGGCGCTCACCAAGCAGATCAAGCAGTTGGAGGCCCTGCTCGGGGTGCGCCTGTTCACGCGGTCACGCGCCGGGATGGCGCTGACCGAGGCGGGACAGGTTCTCGCGGAACGCGCGCCGGCGCTGCTCGCCACCTGCGACGACGCGTTGCGGGACACCAAGAGCGCCGCGCGTCGGGCGGCGAGGGTGCTGCGGATCGGGTTCCTCGCCAGCGCCGCCAACGAGCCGACGCAGGACATCATCGCCAGGTTCGGCGTCGTGCGGCCGGGATGGCGCGTGGACATGCGGCAGGCGACGTGGTCGGAGCCGACCGCGGGCCTGTCCGAAGGTGACGTCGACGCCGCCCTGCTGCGGCTGCCGTTCCCGGGGCAGGAAGCACTGCGCGTCGAGGTCCTGCTCACCGAGCCCCGTTGCGTCGCGCTGCCCGCCAGCCACCCGCTGGCTGAATGCGACGCGATCCCGTTCAGCGAGTTGTGGGACGAGCCGTTCGTCGCCGCGCCGCCCGAGACCGGCGCGTTCCGCGACTACTGGCTGGCCGCCGACGAGCGCGACGGTCGCCCTCCGCGCATAGGCGCGACCACCGACCAGCCCGACGACTGGCTCCAGGCCATCGCCAACGGCTACGGCGTCGCCCTCGCCCCCGAGTCCGCGGCGCGCTTCTACTCACGTCCCGGCGTCGTCTACCGGCCGGTCATCGGCGTGAGCCCCAGCCGGGTCGGAATCGTGTGGCCACCCGCAGCCGACGCGAACCCGGTGGTCCAGGACTTCGTCGACTGCTGCCTGGAGGTCATGGGGAAGACCCGCGAGCGGTGA
- a CDS encoding TetR/AcrR family transcriptional regulator: MARKRLTREESRQETRARLLESAAELFAERGVNGASVEQIAEGAGYSRGAFYGNFADKHELVVELLKHRTLRELDEVTAIARKPEPFAALREWHKERAEHLVGWLSLRAELLLYALRNPSFRPQMAERERIARDAHAGSIEATFSSLGVEPPADPAFLALIVHALEDGLLVQRLLSPDEVSDGVVVDAVELLMRSWSAAGAAKGDS, from the coding sequence GTGGCCCGCAAGCGGCTGACGCGCGAGGAGAGCAGGCAGGAGACCCGGGCTCGGCTGCTCGAGTCGGCGGCGGAGCTGTTCGCCGAGCGCGGGGTCAACGGAGCGTCGGTCGAGCAGATCGCAGAGGGCGCCGGCTACAGCCGGGGCGCCTTCTACGGCAACTTCGCCGACAAGCACGAACTGGTGGTCGAGCTGCTCAAGCACCGGACGCTGCGTGAGCTGGACGAGGTCACCGCCATCGCGCGGAAGCCGGAACCGTTCGCGGCGTTGCGCGAGTGGCACAAGGAGCGCGCCGAACACCTGGTGGGCTGGCTGTCGCTGCGGGCGGAACTGCTGCTCTACGCGCTGCGCAACCCCTCCTTCCGGCCGCAGATGGCGGAGCGCGAACGCATCGCCCGGGACGCGCACGCGGGCAGCATCGAAGCCACCTTCTCCTCACTCGGCGTCGAACCGCCCGCCGACCCGGCCTTCCTGGCGCTGATCGTGCACGCGCTGGAGGACGGGCTGCTCGTCCAGCGGCTGCTGTCCCCGGACGAGGTCTCCGACGGGGTGGTCGTCGACGCGGTCGAGCTGCTGATGCGCTCCTGGTCGGCGGCCGGGGCGGCGAAGGGCGACTCCTGA
- a CDS encoding HipA family kinase has translation MSAGLAHVSATRYITPLREGGSLPGLMEADDLGTYVVKFTGAGQGRKVLVAEVICAELARGLGLPVPRLVAVELEVAPAATEPDPEVQELLRASAGLNLGVDFLPGALDFDPGAFAMDPALAGRVLWFDALHAGVEAQVRPGHRRGDHAERATKRSLRRPSRRPAP, from the coding sequence ATGTCAGCCGGACTCGCGCACGTCAGCGCGACGCGATACATCACGCCCCTGCGCGAAGGCGGATCCCTGCCCGGCCTGATGGAGGCCGACGACCTCGGCACCTACGTCGTGAAGTTCACCGGGGCGGGACAGGGGCGCAAGGTCCTGGTCGCGGAGGTGATCTGCGCCGAGCTGGCGCGCGGGCTCGGGCTGCCGGTTCCGAGGCTGGTCGCGGTCGAGCTGGAAGTCGCGCCGGCCGCGACCGAGCCCGATCCGGAGGTGCAGGAGCTGCTGCGGGCCAGCGCCGGGCTCAACCTCGGTGTCGACTTCCTGCCCGGCGCGCTCGACTTCGACCCGGGCGCGTTCGCGATGGACCCGGCGCTGGCCGGCCGGGTGCTCTGGTTCGACGCGCTGCACGCGGGCGTGGAGGCCCAGGTCAGGCCGGGCCACAGGCGTGGGGACCACGCCGAGCGGGCCACGAAGAGATCACTTCGGCGGCCCTCGCGGCGGCCCGCGCCGTAG